A segment of the Zingiber officinale cultivar Zhangliang chromosome 8B, Zo_v1.1, whole genome shotgun sequence genome:
catccctttttatactgcaactgagGCTTCTGGAACCTGGCGAATGTCAGCGAATGTCGGGTGTCAAGCTCTGTCTGGCGGTGGTCGACACGCGGCTTTCTCTTATAGGCTGGCGGAGGAACCAAGAGGAGTGTGAGCCTCCGaccgttagaatattccctgacatgtgatgattattctctgacaagtggttacgattccttgcatGCTTATTTGTCATGTAGTGTCCGGCCTGCTGACCCACCTTCGTCTCCGTCATTCGAAGTATGTACATCTCGACGACCTGCTGATTCCCGACCGcctctgcttattgctatccaaggcaagTACGTTCCGACCAGCACGTTGGGTCtaattcccgacccgcatctgcttattgtTATCCAGGGCATGTACAttccgacctgcacgttgggtctaattcccgacccgcatctgcttattgctatctagggcatgtacgttccgacctgcacgttgggtctaattcccgacccgcatctatCTATTGCTATCCAGGGCATGTACACtccgacctgcacgttgggtctaaTTCCCGACTCGCATCTGCCTATTGCTATCCAGGGCATGTATGCtccgacctgcacgttgggtctaattcccgacccacatctgcttattgctatccagggCATGTACGTTACGACTTGCACGTTGGGTCTAAttcccgacctgcatctgtccgatgttatccatggtatgaacgtcccgacctgcacgctgggtcagcTTCCCGACCTGTATCTGTccactgttatccatggtatgaacgtcccgacctgtacgctaggtcagCTTCCCGACCTGTATCTGTCCGATGTTATcgatggtatgaacgtcccgacccgCACGCTGGGTCGGTTTCCCGACCTGTATCTGTCCTctattatccatggtatgaacgtcctgacctgcacgctgggtcggttTCCCGACCTGTATCTGTCCTCTGTtctccatggtatgaacgtcctgacctgcacgctgggtcagcTTGCTGACCTGTATCTGTCcgttgttatccatggtatgaacgtcctgacctgcacgctgggtcggttTCCCGACCTGTATCTGTCctctgttatccatggtatgaacgtcttgacctgcacgctgggtcggttTCCCGACCTGTATCTGTCctctgttatccatggtatgaacgtcctgacctgcacgctgggtcagcTTCCCGACCTACATCGCTTCATCGGAAGTTTTATTCGGTATACCCATCCAATCAATAAGTTGGCTCCCTAGTCGCACTCAATCCCTGATTATATCTGACCCATGTATCCGATCCTCAATTGACTTTGATCATGTGGGTCAGGTCCATTTTCGATTCCCTTCGAGATCAGATCCGGCCCACCTCGTAAATACTGTCCTCTAACCAGTTCCTCAACTGAAGCTTTGACTTTAGCCACGTGTGCCGGAATCTTGACCTTCTTGTAATTCTGATTCTTGACCTCCACGATGGCATTGCCACGAAGGCTAGACTTTTGACATCCAGGCTGGTGTAACTTTTGACTAGCCACgagggctagacttctgacctccaggCTGGCGTGACTTTTGACCCTTCTGTGACTTTGACTCCGCACCAGATCATCTCACATACCCCACATTTATACACCGTATCAATATTAAAATTAGTCTTTATGCGACATCTATAAAGTCTATTGAGAAGTAAAGAATGGAGTTTTAAATATCAAAATGAAGAGTTCTAATAGTCTTTATAAACTCCACCTAGTCCCTTATATATAACTTGCTCTTTTTTTTTCAGTTTGGAATTTGTTTTGCTACTCAGATAATTTTTTAGTTGGCATGAATTCAACTCTTCAAATCTATTAATTCAGAGGTAATTGGCCATTTGATCTGATCCCTGAAAATTTCTTATAGGTTATTAGGAAAAATTGAGAAGCGCTTATAGAAACTCATTCAGATGGTCAACGTTCTTAGGCTTGTTTCTCATAGGGGATTCGAATCTTAGATGTCTTGATTATCTATTAGAGGGTCTAACTATTCCATTACCCCGGAGATTTTGCTACATGATAATTAATATTAATCATTGTACCATTACCCTGAGTGCTTGAAATTAACTCAGGACACCCAAATTCCACTCAGTCGCCCATATACACGCATATGCAtatacatgcatatatatatatatataaataatttccACAAACGCATTAATCAGGGATCTAGAATTCAAGATTCAGCTACGATATATTATTGAAAATTTCtctcattaatcaatcagtgatctagaatgTGAAACTTAACTACAGCGTATTAATGAGAATTATTCTCATTAATTATTATAAAGTTCAAGACTTTCAATCAGAGATCTAGAATTCGAGACTCAGCTGCAacgtattattgagaatttttctcattaatcaattagaaatcttAAGTTCTTTTTAGtgtcacatcttagaattgataacACCGCGAGTaaagaaatttatataaatatcttAGGCCGACAAGattgtaaaatatatttttcttgattttttactaagttcaagtataatattaaattaatattttttataaaggaAATTCTATTATAGTAATTTATTATTGGGATTTTCGAGTACTCACAAGAGGGTTCATAAATCAATTAACATGGAGTTCAGAAGGATCTAACATGGAGttcataaatcaattaaaataaatttaaaatattttaaatgatcaaaaattttaattaaacgaATCAATATCAATTAAGCTCGTTAAAAAACAAATCGAGTTAGGCTCGAGCTTCACTTAATTCGGATTTATAAACTCCATCCCATCCCCATTCGCCGTAAACGAAAGAAGAAACTGCAATGACAGAAAGCATCCATGCGGTCCCAGGTGCCGTCCTCCATCGCCTCATCTCCCGCCGTTCGATCAAAATCCACCACTGGAACCCACTTCCCCCCTCCCCCATCCGATCGCCTCCGGCCGCGACACTCTCCCTCCGTCGCCCTGGGGCTTCCCTTCGCCGCGATTTTTCCTCCCTGATGGCTTCTCCGGCACCCTCCTTGGCTCCGGGCAGTCCCTTCGAACTAAATGATAAATCAGACTTCGATTCTATCATAACCCCTGACGGTTTCCTCTCCGTGCTCGGCTTTGGCTCTCTTCTTTCGGGTAATCCTTGATCTCCTTCTCCCTTCGTTTTCCGTTCCGCTTTCTGAGCCATTATTGCTCTCCTTGTCGTTCTCCTCCGCTAATAGAGAGGAGTGCCAGGAGCACTTTCCCTGATCTCAAAAACTTCCGCATTGCGGTGCTCCGCGGGTTTCGCCGGGTCTTTGCTCATGTCGCGCCGATTTTTTTCGAGCGCGGAATTGCTAATGAGGCGACGGGGGTAACTAGTGAACCGCTTTGAACTCGGATAGTTGTTGTTAAATTATATGTGCTTTGCTCTAATTGATTGCGTATCACAGGAGGTCTCGAGTTTGAGTGTGGAGCCTTGCGAGGGTGAATTCCTTATAGTGACTGTATTTGAGATAAAGAAAGAGGGGgtgagaagagtttgtttttgtttttgtttttcaatTACTGGAAATTGACCTTCTCGGGTCTTTGACTGTTCTAAAATTTTGCAGGTTCCTGCCTTTATAGAGAGAGAGAACGAGTTCAGATTTTTAGCCGTGAGTTATATTGGTTTGCTCGTTCATCTCATTGGCTTGTTTGGTTCTGCTATTCTTTTTTCCCCTGCTTGACACCTTGCTGCTTTGGTTGGATGAGCAGGTTTACCCTGAATATTTAGATGGTATTTCATTTACAAACCCTGCTGTGAGTGTTCAATCATGCTGTGACAGCACTTCTTTCTTATGTTTGTATTTTCTATTTGCTTATCTATAATTTAATTAACTGGGTTAAAAGAGTAGATTCATTTAATGTTCCAGGTGGTTTGTGCACGCTACAGCGATGAAGAATATTTTCATATAAGATGCAAAGGTGGTGATTCTGTCCTGTAGAAGGCTATTTCCCTTTTATTGATGTAGGTTCTAAATGCTAAACAATTGATTGTCTGAAggatggagcttctagacaaaATGGTCCCTATTAAAGATGATTTTGGCTTTGAAATATTTATCCTAATGTCATACTCATCTTTGCTATATGGGAATAACATTTAACGACATAACAATGTAAGATTAGGATTATTGTGCTTTGTTCAGAGCTTTCACATAGGAATGtttgttattaatttttatatataattactgaGAACTACTTTCTGTATAACATATTTGTGTCACTGGTTTTCTAGAACAGAAAAAATATTTGTGATAGTTGTTTAGAAAACTTAGATCTCACAGTTTGTTATATTACCTTGGGCTTGGGTATCTTGGTAATATGAATCTATGAACCAGTCGGGATATCCTAGATATCTTGTCATTCATATATGATTGTGTAAAAATACTTCTCTCTATGACTGTATCTTTGCATAAAGGATCAAGAAGATAAAGTCCAAATCTTTTTCCATTGTTGCTGACACTAAATGAACTTACTAGACACATCTAAGATAAATTCTTtggtatattttattataattaatgaGAGCCTAGACAGAATAAGCACAAATATCAATTGGTGGAGATAAATTTTAGAAatcaaaggatttaaaataaataaaactaagaCTAAATATATGAAATATAgtctcaattatatatatatatatatatatatatatatatatatatatatatatataaataagttGGATGTACACAAAATTTGTATCTATTATTCAACAAGAAGATATTCATGAAGATATTATATTGGAGAGGGATTGGGTACTAAAATGGAAAAAAAGCTTGTGTGATCTTTGTGTGCCTCGTAAAATAAAAGAAACTTTTACAAGATTTTGGTACTGTCATCATACTTGGAAAATTAAGAAATAAGTAATAACATGAAAGATACTGCATTAGAGATAATACTAAGATACATGTCTGTGGTTGCatgaaaagaataaaaaaaatgatatttcctAGTAGAAGTTAGATATATTTCTGATAAATGATAAAACAGGATAAAGTACATTAATATAATTGAACATGTTTTTGCTACACGAATAAGATTCATAATTACACCAGTGAAATCAACTTAGGGTGGAGATGTGGAGATAGATGTTCGAATAGAAAACTATCTTGGAATATTAGAAGTGGCATGACAGATTGAAATATTAGTTGCAATAATGACCCCATAGAGTTGAATGATTAGATAACATTGAATGAATAGATAACTCCCTTGTAGCCGACCAAAATTAGTTGAGACTAACAGTTTGTTTTTTGTTGTTTTACCATGTTGATGTACAATTTAACTAGAAAATGTATGTAAAATGTAGGAgactttttcaaaatctcttctttctttcttttgtattGTTGGAAAGTAATTATAAATGATACCTAAAAT
Coding sequences within it:
- the LOC122014511 gene encoding uncharacterized protein LOC122014511 yields the protein MTESIHAVPGAVLHRLISRRSIKIHHWNPLPPSPIRSPPAATLSLRRPGASLRRDFSSLMASPAPSLAPGSPFELNDKSDFDSIITPDGFLSVLGFGSLLSERSARSTFPDLKNFRIAVLRGFRRVFAHVAPIFFERGIANEATGEVSSLSVEPCEGEFLIVTVFEIKKEGVPAFIERENEFRFLAVYPEYLDGISFTNPAVVCARYSDEEYFHIRCKGNKGTFFNQYGRYNIQKIWRDDILPCRIYLRHCVLAAKNLGELAYDNFLDHTFISDRKTSIREYLNSTGSGIMEEEPPEVLKYRYGG